Part of the Zingiber officinale cultivar Zhangliang chromosome 8A, Zo_v1.1, whole genome shotgun sequence genome, ggccgaacggctcgggggccttcgtcttcgagcctatggctcggatataaacctcccggccgaacggctcgggggccttcgtcttcgagcctctggctcgtatatcaacctcccggccgaacggctcgggggccttcgtcttcgagcctctgGCTCGTATATCAACCTcatggccgaacggctcgggggccttcgtcttccaGCATATGGcccggatataaacctcccggccgaatggctcaggggccttcgtcttcgagcctctggctcgtatatcaacctcccggccgaacggctcgggggccttcgtcttcgagcctagggcccggatataaacctcccggccgaacggctcgggggccttcgtcttcgagcctctggctcgtatatcaacctcccggccgaacggctccggggccttcgtcttcgagcccgtggctcggatataaacctcccggccgatcggctcgggggccttagCTTGAAGAACTACTACAAATCACATAACTAACCTAGAACAGATAACGGAAAGACTGACCTAGGTCATGAGGATAGCAGAACTCTccggcgtcgtccatcttcacgttccggatcaggcgcgttcccacagacggcgccaatttgatcctgtctggaagctgagaagatgaacctgccggaatgacgtgtctggaaggttgaccgcatccccatgacccggctgatgatctgtccgctgcgttgaccagatcgtcagaagtcctcctccggtcaactgtacctgtatccagcgaccgggttcccccggtctctggtacctcggtgctcgaggcgaatcccacagacatTTAAGTAACCGCATAATAGTATAGTAATAAAATGAACAGATACTGAATATGAGAacttaccctggcccagggggcgccctcggatggatgggtgaGTTGATCGCGGGGCTGATCTAATCGTCGTGACTACAAGAGATATGTAAACGTCCATCGTATGAGTAGCTGGCTCCTGATCATGTAAATGACCCAATAGTAGTAACGAGAGTCATAATGTCCGGCACTATGCGTATATCATATTCCATCACGAAGCTACAGTAGACTCTGTAGCAACCAAGAATAAGGCTGTTAGATCATGCGACTTCACTGAAAGTCCGGCGTAGGTCCTCTCTTCGATGAGCTTATAAAATAAAGACAGAGATCCTTAGAGCGTGAATGGCCTCGCCGGCGACAAACAGGTTGTCGTGGTCGTGGATGATGAAGCGAAGGAAGACAAGGGCGCCGTGCCCGCCACTACAGAGAGGAACACCTTCACCTTCGGCGACTGCCACTTCATCCATGTTACCACCACATGGATCGGCCGCCTCACCCCTCTGTGTACACCTCCACAGTGGTGTTCAGGCAAGGGGAAGCCAACTTTGGCGGAGGCTCCGGCTAGAGGAGAGGCAGCGCCTCTGTTCCGGCGGGCGGCGACTGGTgaaggaggagaggagtggccGGTCTATCCGTCGGCGTCATCGCGAGGAGGAGAAGTCCCACAGCAGAGTCgcaaggaggagaagggaaaTGGCGGCCGCCGCCGGCCGGTGTCGGCGCTGGTGAGGGGGGGGAAGAAGAAGTGCGGTGGCGGCGGGCTCAAAAACACGAACCCCCCCTTCTGTGGTGAACCGTGCCCAACTTTAAAACACAACCCTATTCTTGTTAAGTGACCAAACTGCCCTTTTTTCCCCTTCCTAATTACGTCCGAGCCATCCCCATATATCCGCATCaattgttgtacgaggcttctctgcctaaagGCTTCATTTCTGCGCTTAATAGTGggctttatcttccttggattaacaaccacatcggttgtaaccaagtaaacactggtgcctcttattttatgcttttaatttactgcttaatctatttatacaagtgttagcttaaagagtttgaggaagggttgttcgtttttgattttgcaggatatccaacaaccccccttccagccggccgcaacggtcctacaaatggtatcagagccgagacgcttcaggaggactaaccgccaatcgaagcaacgatatggccggagctaacatctatccatcaacattcgagggggagttcgcattctggaagcgacgaatggagggttactttaaaactgatttcaatatgttattaataatgaagtatggttttatAATGCCCAAAagcgaagaaggagaagaacttaaggagcatcaatggactgacgagcagcgcgacaaattcatggcaaacggtaaggctgaatcCAGTCTTTTGAGCGTGTTACCTGCTAAGGATCTCGACAAAGTCAGAACATACAAAagcgcaaaggaactttgggaaaggtTCTTGAAGCTTTTACAAAGAACCACCTgcagtcgaatccaactcctcaatagacatcgaatCACCGACAGAAGAGTCAGAGATCAAGGAAATTGCCGAAACATCTCTCACCACCGAGCATCTACCAGAAGACGCAATCAGCTCTTCCTCAATaaacatcgagagcatcaataaagggggagtaacgtcggaagaaaacaactcgacaaggggagaaccaacggccgaaaaggtaagtcaggcaTGGACTCCAACTTTTGAACAATTAGTTAAATCAATCAAAATGTCGCCGAAAGaattttgcgaattaaaaattgaatcgtcgaaagaatttttcgaattagaaaatcttctgacgaataaattttgcaaaatacgaaatattttttcgaacgaattttgtaaattagagatattatcgaaagagtttttcagaTTATCAACAGAtttgttcaaattaaaatttatgttgtcaaaatatttttacaaattacaaaatattttgtcgaacaaATTTTGTAAATTGGATAtgttgtcgaaaaactttattaaattataatttagattatcAAAATATTATTGTGAAATAgagattaacatgatacaaatcttTGCATGTTTAATCATGGTTGCTTTAAATATGAAAAAGCGTGATTTAAGAaactataataaattaaaatgaaaatttaaaaccttctgataaaagcataaaaaaaatgatgaaataaaattaaaaataaatacatagatttttttaatttctacatgtccccaatttttttttttgcataaagttttctactgagaaaattcttaattttcatgacgaaaacttagaaattttccaaaagttatttttaacttagaaattttctctgatattttgagattgcttttgtgaaaattattacaaaattttcaaagttctcaaaattttctaaaagttcttaatgacttagaaattcttttttttgaaattctccttgacttagaaatattgtcCAGAAAATCAGTGAAATAGATCTTTATAAAGTTTCTAAGtgttaacccttagatttttcttgcaaccccaatttttttatgtgatcaaagggggagaagaaaaattataagtctagggggaggtagaaattgaaaaattaaaattggaatttaattgtttctatcttgttgcacgtgattgcaatattaaaatgtttaattttcatatctattttgtccctaccttaacttgggttgatcatatcaaaaagggggagattgttggaaccccaaggttgttttggtgtgatcaacaagttaagttaggtcctgtgttgttttaaccttgtgtttaagtgtgcaggagcttaggagcacaggtactcgagcggaagacgcagctagcgagaaggacggcacgcggtgcgtccgaggggcgaggcgctgcggaagagtacgccagtggacgagaaggaagcgtgcgctggttccgaggggcgaaagccggagcgaaagattgctcggggagtaagagacgcagctagcgagaaggtcggcacggggtgcgaccaagggacgaagactgcggatgagtacgctggtggacgagaaggaaacacgcgacgattccgagggacaagaagccggagcggaaggttgctcaagaagaccggaagttgggttcgggtgagccctattccgaatgacagagatcacccaagcgagcggatccggagcagaagacccggaccgaggcgggactgaacgagagaagaggtcccggacaaaaagtcaacaattgttgactttttgcttcggggcgcccggaatggctccgggcgcccggaccagtattcTTGTCCAGAATGCGTCCAATGCGTTCTGAACGTTGGGAGATAacgttttatcccccctagggcgctcggaagccttccaggcgccccaaccaaggctataaatatagccttggtccagaagcttttcaatgaactccTGTAATTCATtttcaacgcttgtgtgctttagtttagtgttaagcttctgttttctgacttcattgctgtacgaggcttctccgcctgaaggagattgatagtgggctttatcttccttggattaacaaccacatcggttgtaaccaagtaaacactggtgcctcttattttatgcttttaatttactgcttaatctatttatgcaagtgttagcttaaagagtttgaggaagggttgttcatttttgattttgtaggatatccaacAACTCCCCTTCCAGccgaccgcaacggtcctacagaaagGGTGAATCGAAAAGCATAGTCTGCCCAAAAATTGGTCTTTAAACAATGTTAGGCAGCCGTCCAGCGACGTATGTGGACAAGCATGTGCAGTATGAATGATTATTTGGTAATCATCGGGAATATTGTAATACATTTGCATCTACATTATTTTGTCGCCGTTAAAATCAGACTTAGTGGATGTATACCACAAGTCGGCGataggcggaggaggaggagaagagacgACCATGGAGAAACAACGGAAAGCAAAAGCAAGACTGTCAACAAAAATCAAAGAACGGATGAACAAAGGGAGAAAAAAGCTTACTAGGAAATATCACCGACGAGGAGTGACGGAGAAGAAAAGCAGCAGAGGGCGTGTGCGAGGAAAAAGACGCAGTGACGTAGAAGAAAGACAACGAATATGGGTTTATAAACCCTGGAGATGGCTATTTTGAGCTATTTGATCGAGGGTTACACAAAACAAGGTCAAGATCTGGCCGTTGAATTCAAAATGATGCTTGTCACATCAATTGCGGATATCTGCATGTCATATCAAACGTGAGGCAACATAAAGGGGGGCACATGGCGCCAGGTGACAGGGAGACATTAATGAGGTTTAATTAAAGGGCATGAGCGGTGTGCTTGACAATAATGACGAGAGATTTGTGCAATCTTCGAAAAATTGGGAGGATGTCAACAACCATTAAAGGACACTCACTCACCAGAGGAAGTTGTGGGAAGTTGAAAAAATGCTAAGTACTGCCTGAGTACCCCGAACGGACAAAGCAGATTGAGATATAGttgagcgacgacattaaacctAGGCCATTGAGATATAGTCGAGTGACGAATCTAAACCCAGGCCATTAAGATATAGTTGAGCAGCGGCTCTAAATCCAAGTCATGGAGATAAAGCCAAGTGGGGGCTCTAAACCCAGGTCATCGAGATATAGCCGAATGACAGCTCTAAACCCAGGTCATCGAGATATAGTCGAGTGATGACTCTAAACTCAGGTTATGGAGATAAAGCCGAGCTGTGGCTCTAAACCTAGGTCATTGAGAGATAGCCGAGCGGTGACTTTAAACCCAAGCCATTGAGATATAGCTGAACGACTGCTCTAAACCCAGGTCATGGAGATATAGCTGAATGGTGGCTCTAAACCTAGGTCATTGAGATATAGTCGAGCGACGGCTCTAAAGCCAGGTCAGTAAAAAATAGTCGAACGACAACTTTAACTTAGGGCAGAAATTACCTTTGGTTCTCACCATAATTGAGCGGCAGCTCTGCAACCGAGAATGTATGATCGACCAAGGAGGTCACTGAAGACACTGCctatccagtcagtcggacttataacctccttcgactagacttgaggagaaGACTTGTGATGCAGTAAAGGGAGCCCACCAAATATGAGTCAAAGGCATAAACAGCAACCgatatggaggtcaaagtcaaggcggtcaaaaGTCAGCAACCCTCTTGTCAGCAAAGTTGGCCGAGCAGGTGGTAACAAGCCAAGCGGACTTGAAGGGTCCAATCGAATCGAAGGTTCATTTGAGCATATCGCTCATCCAGCTGGGACGACTGTCGAGAGGACGTTAGAGTCTCAACCATGACGACTCCACAAGGGCTAGGCCAATTTGATTGCTTGTCCAGTCGCGCAAGGAACAACCAACCGAGCCGAGCGACCGTGGAGAAGTATAGCTGAGATTGATCGAGCGGGGAATTCTGGCCGAGTGGCTCCCCCGCTCAGCCAAACAGTAGAATCCCCTTGCCTAGCTCATTGTATCCTTCtgggagatagtgtcgctgaTAGTAGGACATAGTGAATAAGAAAATCGTACGACATAAACTTCCACTATCGTGTTAGAGATTTATACGCTTTGTTAAGGAATGATGTCAGAGATACTTTTTTGACATGTCTTCTGATATGACAGTTGGAAAATATGCATATGCCTTGAGAAACATGCATGTATGCTACTCGAGCATTATATAAAGAGGGGTCCATGCACCAACGGAAGTATGTATTATTTGTGCTTAAGCTCCTTTTGTTGCTATAATTCCTTGTCGTCTTTCTATTattccgatgactgacttgagcgtcggagggttaaTGCTGGGGACCCCTTCCTAGTCCTGTACTGATGTTTTTAGTTTTGTAAAGCGGAACGGAGTCTTCATAAGGTCAACTGCTGAGCCATCTTTTTAACCAACTGATCTTTATCATTTCCAGACCAGATCAATGAATAAGATTATTCCAAAATAGATTTTGACTAGTATAAAATATgaagatttgaattattaaaaagAAATTCGGATATGTTCTTTAAAATGGATACCTAactagttttttttatatatgaaatttattttacaaGAAGATACTTTTTTTCTACCAATAGTGATTGTTTAAAATGGACATATTTTAGTTAAAGAAAAAAACTCTGATGGAAATTAAATTACTTGGTCCAAATAACATCAATCCGCCCAAAGGCCCAGCAGTTATAGCAGTTACAGTAGTCCGCATGATTTGCCGCCCGTTTCCCGATTGCCATAACCATAATAATCCATGCCAGGCTGGCGCAGGGGAATTGTGGAAGCGGTAAGTATCCTCAACGGATAAATTTTCCACAACCCGACAAGCCCTCGCATCGATCCATCGAGCACCTTCCCCGATCGCTTTCCCCAGTTTTCGTCGCTCCAACAAAGATGGAAATGGAAAGGACGAGGCTTCGAGATCGAAAGCAAGACTATGGAATCGTCGACCTCTGATCGTCTCATCCTTCCTCTTCCTTGCGATCCGAATCGTCGTCGTCCGATTCAATAGACTGCGTTCTCACCTCCGATCGCGATCTCGATGGCGTGGTTTCGCGCAGCGTCGGGGGTGGCCCGCATCGCCCTCCGTCGAAACCTAGCTCGAGGGCCTCTCCACCGCGGCGCTAGGGCTGGATGGGGTTACCCGCACCAGCCAGCGCGCTGCTTCCACTCGACCCCCCTCCGGCGGCAGGCGCCCCACCCCCGCCCCGTGCCGCTCTCGCGCCTCTCCGACAGCTTCCTAGATGGAACCAGTAGCGTTTACCTGGAGGAGCTGCAGAGGGCCTGGGAAGCTGACCCAAGCAGCGTGGACGAGTCATGGGATAATTTCTTCCGTAACTTCGTCGGTCAGGCCGCAACTTCCCCGGGGATCTCAGGCCAGACCATCCAAGAGAGCATGAGGCTGCTTCTCCTCGTCAGGGCTTACCAGGTTAATGGCCACATGAAGGCCAAGCTCGATCCACTAGGTTTGGAGGAGCGCGGGACCGTCGATGACTTGGATCTGGCCCTCTATGGCTTCAGTGAAGCGGATTTGGACAGAGAGTTCTTCCTCGGAGTGTGGAAGATGTCGGGGTTCCTGTCGGAGAATCGCCCTGTCCAGACTCTTCGCTCCATCCTGGAAAGGCTCGAGCAGGCTTACTGTGGCACTGTCGGCTACGAGTACATGCACATTCCTGACCGCGAGAAGTGCAATTGGCTGAGGGAAAGGATTGAGACCGTTAATCCTAGGGAGTACACCAGGGAGCGTCGCGCCGTCATCCTTGATCGGCTTACTTGGAGCACACTGTTTGAGAATTTCTTGGCCACAAAGTGGAAGGCTGCAAAAAGGTTTGGACTTGAAGGTGGAGAGACTCTGATTCCAGGTATGAAAGAGATGTTTGACAGAGCTGCCGACTTGGGGGTGGAGAGCATTGTGATTGGGATGCCTCACAGAGGAAGATTGAATGTTCTCGGAAATGTAGTTAGAAAGCCTCTGCGGCAGATTTTCAGTGAATTCAGTGGTGGTACTAAACCTGTGGAAGAGGGAGAAGGGCTGTATACAGGTACTGGGGATGTGAAGTATCATTTAGGTACTTCGTATGATAGGCCCACAAGAGGTGGAAAAAGGATCCACCTATCATTGGTTGCGAATCCAAGTCATCTTGAAGCAGTTGATCCTCTTGTGGTTGGGAAGACGAGGGCAAAACAATATTATTCTCACGATATTGAAAGGACCAAAAATCTGGGAATTTTGATCCACGGTGATGGAAGCTTTGCAGGTCAAGGTGTGGTGTATGAGACCTTGCATTTAAGTGCTCTCCCCAACTACACAACGGGCGGGACAATTCATTTGGTTGTCAACAATCAAGTTGCATTCACAACTGATCCAAAATCTGGGAGGTCTTCACAGTACTGCACTGATGTTGCTAAAGCTTTAGACGCCCCAATATTCCATGTGAATGGTGATGATGTTGAGGCAGTCGTGCATGTGTGTGAACTTGCAGCTGAATGGCGCCAGACATTCCATTCAGATGTGGTTGTTGATTTAGTCTGCTATCGCAGGTTTGGCCATAATGAGATTGATGAGCCCTCTTTCACACAGCCAAAAATGTATCAGGTAGACTTTTTTCAGTATATCATGAAAAATCATTGTGTTAATCTTTGCTTGTTCTATGTCGGCAACGTTCTGGGAAGAGATTTTATGAATGTTGTCTTTTtcctgttttattttttttctatcctATTGTTGGCTACAAGTTTCTACTgtgttttttaatataatttatcgcATTTTTTAAAAACTGACACAAAATATGTTGAATCAACAGAATAATCATACCTGTTTTCTATGCCAGAATGAAACTACCTTTATCGGTTGTATATTATTCGCATGTATTTCTAGTGGAATCTTTTTGGACCATACTGACTTGTATAATGTTCAAGTAGGTTATTCAAAATCATCCAAGTTCGCTTTCACTATATCAAAAGCAACTCCTGGAATCAAGACAGATCTCTAAAGAGGATATTGAAAGGACACAAAGCAAAGTTACTAATATCCTGGAAGAAGAATTCGTCAACAGCAAAGATTATGTCCCCAAAAGAAGGGATTGGCTTTCTGCTTATTGGGCCGGTTTTAAATCACCAGAACAAATTTCACGTATACGGAATACTGGGTATGATTAGCACTCACTGTTTGCTTAAAATTGTTTTCTAGCATGGACATTCAACTATTAAATTGCAATATCCTTGTGCAGTGTCAAGCCAGAAATCCTCAAACGTGTTGGACAAGCCATTACTACTCTTCCTGAGAACTTCAAGCCTCACAAAGCAATCAAGAGAATTTTTCAGCAGCGAGCTGAGATGATTGAAACCGGGGAAGGTATTGATTGGGCACTTGCTGAAGCTCTCGCTTTTGCAACCCTTATAGTGGAAGGTAACCATGTCAGATTGAGTGGACAAGATGTAGAAAGAGGGACCTTTAGTCATAGGCATTCTGTGGTTCATGATCAAGAGACTGGAGAGCAGTACTGCCCTCTGGATCATATCATCATGAACCAAGATGAGGAAATGTTCACAGTTAGCAACAGGTACATTCTAATAACCATTGCTTCCACCTATCCTGATTATTCAtattcttattttcttaattcaTCCATTTCTACTTTGCTTATTAACTGATAATCATGTGCGACTATTTTTTGAGATTGTTTGATTAGCTATTCAAATTAGAAATACAAAAAAAAAGCATTAGTGTACCTTACTGCCATTGGATATTCTCAAGCATACACATGCCTCTGATAACTGATGTTTGGCTACAGATGTTCATCAGTCTTGGTGTGTATATGAGTAATGTGTTGGGCATTGATATTGGTGTTTGGAACCAATTATGTGACAACATTGTGGCTCTGCTGTTTCCTTAATTAGATGAATGTGGATTTTGTTTAGTAACTAAATTACTTTATGCTTAGTGTAATGGGGAAGCTATCATTTAACATGTAAACGCTCCTTTTTTCACTCCCATGTGTGCATGAGATGTTGGTAAAGTCTGCAATGTTGTTTGTTACCTGAAGCAGGATGGATTCATGCTCTTTAGGTGTCAAATTTTCATGTATCTTAATGGTTAAGTGTAATGGGGCAGCTTTTATTGTCAGTGTTGCTCACTGAGTGAAGCATATCGATTAGATATGTAATAACTATTCCTATGGAGTTGAACTAATAAGGAACAAAATTACCTATTCCTAAGTTTGATTCATTGAATGAAATAAACACTTCATGTGAATAATAAACAACAAATAATTATTCACAATGATAAAATATTCCTATGTAAAGTGATTTGTCTATCTTTTGTTTTTTTGGATTTCTATGCTTGGTTTCTAGAAAAgatataataaataaacaaaaaaaaaaatcacaatgaTAAAATATTCTTATGTTATCTATCTTGTGTAGCTTGAATAACCTGTATGCCCTGCGCCCTGACCCAAGTAGATTGTCACCTAGTTTGTTAGTGTTCTATCTACCTATTCTAATTATTTATTCTGGTATAACTCTTTATATTCCTAAGTTTGATTCATTGAATGAAATAAACACTTCATATGAATAATAAACAACAAATAAGTATTCACAATGATAAAATATTCCTATGCAAAGTGATTTGTCTATCTTTTGTTTTTTTGGATTTCTATGCTTGGTCTCTAGAAAAGATATaataaattaacaaaaaaaaattcacaaTGATAAAATATTCTTATGTTAATTTATCTATCTTGTGTAGCTTGAATAACCTGTATGCCCTACGCCTTGACCCAAGTAGATTGTCACCTAGTTTGTTAGTCTTCTATCTACCTATTCTAATTATTTATTCTGGTATAACTCTTTATATATAACCCATCTAACCCATTTCAAATTAAGCATTCCTTTTGGTATAACTTTTTAGTATACCAAAACTTATACTAATTTTAGTTAAATCGTGGAATAGAAATGATTTAACTAATTGAAAATTATGAGTCATATAGTTTTGTATAAGGCTCAGTGGAGGATAAATTCAAGTAGACAACCCTGAGTAGCTTTTTCCTTATTGGCATTTATGAGCTATGTGATTAGTCATTGATAGGCTAATTATTCCTATTATGGATTAGTTTCTCCCTTGTGGCTGAAGTCTAAACTTCATAAGTTTCTATAACAATATGTTTAGTGCACTTTGGAGTATGTAATTGTAATCGTATACCATATCATGCAAATTTCCCTTGTTGCACACGAAGCCAAGGTGACCTCTATACTTGCACCTTTCAGCTCACTTTCAGAGTTTGGTGTCCTTGGCTTTGAATTGGGCTACTCTATGGAGAATCCTAATTCATTGGTTCTTTGGGAAGCACAGTTTGGTGATTTTGCAAATGGAGCTCAAGTAATTTTTGATCAGTTTTTGAGTAGTGGAGAAGCAAAGTGGCTGCGCCAAACAGGGCTTGTTTGTTTGCTTCCACATGGTTACGATGGTCAAGGTCCAGAGCATTCAAGTGGGAGAGTAGAACGCTTTCTCCAGGTATATTCCTAAAGGTTTTTGTTCAATTTATATATTAAAGATGTGTTAGTAGCCACAATGACATTAATGTACACTATTTTGGGAAGAAATTAAAG contains:
- the LOC122009519 gene encoding 2-oxoglutarate dehydrogenase, mitochondrial-like → MAWFRAASGVARIALRRNLARGPLHRGARAGWGYPHQPARCFHSTPLRRQAPHPRPVPLSRLSDSFLDGTSSVYLEELQRAWEADPSSVDESWDNFFRNFVGQAATSPGISGQTIQESMRLLLLVRAYQVNGHMKAKLDPLGLEERGTVDDLDLALYGFSEADLDREFFLGVWKMSGFLSENRPVQTLRSILERLEQAYCGTVGYEYMHIPDREKCNWLRERIETVNPREYTRERRAVILDRLTWSTLFENFLATKWKAAKRFGLEGGETLIPGMKEMFDRAADLGVESIVIGMPHRGRLNVLGNVVRKPLRQIFSEFSGGTKPVEEGEGLYTGTGDVKYHLGTSYDRPTRGGKRIHLSLVANPSHLEAVDPLVVGKTRAKQYYSHDIERTKNLGILIHGDGSFAGQGVVYETLHLSALPNYTTGGTIHLVVNNQVAFTTDPKSGRSSQYCTDVAKALDAPIFHVNGDDVEAVVHVCELAAEWRQTFHSDVVVDLVCYRRFGHNEIDEPSFTQPKMYQVIQNHPSSLSLYQKQLLESRQISKEDIERTQSKVTNILEEEFVNSKDYVPKRRDWLSAYWAGFKSPEQISRIRNTGVKPEILKRVGQAITTLPENFKPHKAIKRIFQQRAEMIETGEGIDWALAEALAFATLIVEGNHVRLSGQDVERGTFSHRHSVVHDQETGEQYCPLDHIIMNQDEEMFTVSNSSLSEFGVLGFELGYSMENPNSLVLWEAQFGDFANGAQVIFDQFLSSGEAKWLRQTGLVCLLPHGYDGQGPEHSSGRVERFLQMSDDNPYVIPEMDPTLRKQIQECNWQVVNVTTPANYFHVLRRQLHRDFRKPLIVMSPKNLLRHKDCKSHLSEFDDVLGHPGFDKQGTRFKRLIKDQNDHREIEEGINRLILCSGKVYYELDEARKKKERSDVAICRVEQLSPFPYDLIQRELKRYPNAEIVWCQEEPMNMGAYFYINPRLYTAMKALGRGNIEDIKYVGRAPSAATATGFSSVHVQEQNEILHKAMQLEPIKFTSHAT